The window TACACCGTAAACATCACTGATAATACCACTGGCTGCATCAATCTATTTGAGTTTGAGATCAGGGAGGTTGTTGTAGACATTGTGATCAATGCAAGCGCCAATGACCAAACCTTCTGCCAGCCGCTGGATAATGGTGAATTATTTGTACGGGTTGCAAACGAAGAGGAAATCAGAATTGCTTTAGGCTACCTGCCAAGCTTCGATTTTGAGGTTTATGCCGGTGAATGGACTACTCCTCCAGGCAGCGACTATAAATGGGAGGCCCGTAATATAAGCCAGTTCAGCAAGACGAACGTTAGCACCAATACTTACACCGTGTTTGCCTGGTTCAACGGACACCTGGTATGTTTAGGAAGTGATCAGGCCTTTGTTGGTTATGTGGATAATACTCCGATTCCAACAGCACAGGCAGATGCTTACCTGACCATCTGCGATCCCGAACGCCCAAATGCAAGCGCATCTGCCAGTGTGAATGGCGTAACTGATGGCTATACCTTTACCTGGTATAAAGAAACAGTTGCTCCGACCAGTAAGCACCACCAGGATGGACCTGTGGTAAACGAGCTAAGCGAAGGCAAATACATTGTTGAGGTGCAGCACCTGATCACCGGTTGTATCGGTTACACAGAAGTGGAAGTAAGTGCTCAGTACCCAGATGTTCCTTTTGTGGATGCCATGCTAACAGCTACTGCCTCTACCAGCTGTGCCGCACCTAACGGCAGCCTGGAGGTAAATGTTGTAAACCGCGAGGGCTTTGATTTTACCTGGTACAGGGGCGAAACTGCAGATGCTACCCAGCTGATCCCGAACGGACCAGTACCTTACAGACAGGAGAACCTGGCAGAGGGTACCTATACGGTAATAGCTACCGATAAGGCAAACGGCTGTATTTCCAATGCAGTAAGCAAACACCTGGGTGGCGACTACACCTATCCGGATTACGACATTATCATAAGTCCGGCAAACTGTTCTGTAAATGGCAGCGCACGTGTGGTAGACCTAAGCGGCCAGTTACGCGAGTACTATATTTACGATGCGCAGGGCAACCAGATTGGTGATCATAACCGCACCTTCGAAGGTCCGTCAGGTAACTATATCCTGAAGGTGGTCTCTAAAGATGGTTGTGATAAATCACAGCCCTTCGAGATCACCGATGTGGTGGCACCATTCAATGGTGTAACGGCAAACGGCGATGGTGATAATGATTACTTCCACCTGGCCTGTATTGATATGTTCCCGCAAAACCTGCTGCGCATTTATAACAGAGCCGGCGGGCTGGTATACGAAATGTCGGGCTACGACAACAGCCTGCGGGTATTCGATGGCACTGGTAACAAGGGTCTATACCTGGGCGGCAAAGATCTGCCGGCGGGCACCTACTACTGGGTGCTCTTCAGAGACAATGTAAATGAAAAACCTAAAACCGGATTCCTGGAACTCATCCGCTAAACCCATGCGCTACCTATCATACATCTGTTTATTTGTGATGCTGCTTGCAGGAGGAGGAGTTGTTGCCCAGCAGCGGCCGGCTTACTCGCAGTATATGTTCAATGGCTTAGCCCTTAATCCCGCCTATGCGGGCAGCCAGAAGCAGTTTAATGCCATGGCTGTTATCCGCAGCCAGTGGGTTAACTTTGAGGGTGCTCCCAAGACACAGCTGCTTAGTGTGCATGCTCCCCTGGACCGAAAGAACATTGGTCTGGGCATGCTCATCTCTCACGAGAACATTGGTGTGCATACCGACTGGAGTGCTTATGCCTCTTATGCCTACCAGATCAAGTTCAAAAGGGCCGGCATACTTTCGCTGGGATTGCAGGGTGGTATAAACTACCGCCAGTCTGATTTTACCAAGCTAACCGTACAGGCAGGATCCGACCCGCTGCTGGGCTACCATCGTAAATCTACCGTTAACTTTGGTACAGGTGCCTTCTATAGTACCCGCAAGGGTTACGTGGGGCTGTCGTCTCCTTATCTTGTTGAAAACAAAACTTTCAATGTAGAGGACGATGGTACGGTTACTGAAAACAGGGAAGCCCGCTATTACTACCTTACAGCTGGTAAAGTCTTTGAACTGGGGCCTAAGGTACAGACAATGCCTTCTGTACTGCTACGCCTGCAGGACAATATGCCAGTGGGTTATGACCTTAGTGTAAACTTCTACTATAACAAAGTATTGGGTACGGGTATCTCCTATCGCAATGGTGACTCTATCATTGGTATGTTCCAGTTGATCCTGAATGAAAACGTAAACTTTGGTTACGCCTATGACTACACCCTGTCCAGCTTACGCAATCATACCCAGGGATCTCATGAACTCATGCTTAATTACCGCATCAGATTAAGTCCCGAACCCTGCCATACATACTTCTAATAACAGGCACTGGGAGGTCTAGTCTGTGGTGTAGCAGCAATTGAATGGTTAAAAAGAGCAGCTCCGGAGTATTACCGGGGCTGCTCTTTATTATTATCATGTAAAGCAACAAGAGTTTGGGCTATGACCATTGAAGGCAACTTATGTCCAATACGTTAGCTGTGATAAAAATTTTATTTTCAAGCTTATTTCATTCCCACCATCCCCCCCCGCCTTAACAGACCTCAAGTTAAATTAGCCTTTCAAGGATGCAGAACTCTTGATTTCGACCATTATTACTAGCTCGAAAATGGTTGTTAAAACCCCCGCTGATCATCATCGATATTTAACATTTACCTCATTACAGGCACAAATTGCATTTACTGATGGTGGCCAGCCCATCAGCTGAAAGAGGGTTTCTTATAGCAGCAGGCAAGCTCCTGCTATACATGAAACACGATGGCCCTATCAGCTTTTTGGCTTTTCATATTGAAATACATATTTCCTAAACTTCCTATTTAATACACCGAAAATATTTATCCCTGACAAGGTAAGTCAATGATTTTAAATCATTAATAAATAACATCTCTGGTATTTTTTTAAAAATACTGCTTATGTAAGACAATAAGAAGAGGAAAAATCACCCCCTGGAATTAGTTTCCAACAACATAAAAATATAACAGGTAATTCTAAATAAGTTCTACGCCCATTTAACCTCCCATCAGGGCAACATTGTGGCATTAATGATACTTCTCGTAGCAATTATACCATAATTTCACAGTTACATATACCATTCCTATGAATGCATAATGTTATTTGCCCTGGAAAAATCATTTTCTTAGCAAAAACTTACAAAATATAATATGAGGTTTTGAAAATATTTTATGGCTATTCAAAGCCTAAGTTTATTGTTACAGGTTTTAATATTTTTTTAATCTTGTAAATAGCTAAAGTGGTAGAAAACAGGCTGTAGCACATTGGCACTACAGGAGGCTACCTATGTTTCCCAATCACTGCTGAGCCCAGCCCTTAGCCCTCATGTAAAACCCTTAGTCAGTAATGTAAAACCCTTACTTACATTGCTATTTACCTGTTGCTTCAAAGCACCTAATTTAGTGACTTGAAAATGTGCTACTTACTCCTCTAAACAATAATCTGCCTCGCCCATGAAGCAGCTATACGCTTTCTTTTTTTTGCTTTTAGCGTTCTTTCCATCGTACGGAAAAAACTTAATATCATCCAGTTTTAGTGAACCACCCTGTTCGGGTACAGAAGCCAGGGTTGTGGCAGACAGCCCCCAGAAAACCTGCAAGACCCCTTATGGCGGAAAGCTCTCGGTAGAGATATACCAGAACAACAAAAGAGTAAGCAACGGTTCTTTCAGCTACACCTGGTACCCTGCCGATCATATAAATGAAGAAGTTCACAAACTGGCAACGGGCACCTCTGTTAGCCAGCTTACTGCGGGCACCTACGCGGTTGTGGTAGTAGACCTTGAAAAGAAATGCGAAATGGTAGCAACAGGCGTTGTACTGGATGAAACGCCTGTCTTAGAATTTAGCCTTGACTACATTAAAAACACAGTAGGCTGCGATGCCGACCCAGTGGGTGAAATCAGGCTTAACAACCCAAAGAACTATAAAATTAACTGGTACAGTGGCACAGAAGCAGATCCTGACAAAAACATTCCTAAATACCAGAGCCTGGACTATATGGAATTTTTGCCTCCCGGCACTTACACCATTGTAGCTACAAATGAATCAACCGGTTGTACCACTGTACCTATACAGGTTACGGTTGACGGCTTTCCTACAAGTCCTATTGTAACTGCTGATATCACACCAGATTTACTCTGTAACGGCACTGGCAGTGGCACTATTGCCACAACAATTATACCCAGCGCTACTGGTGATGTTCCGCCCGGTGGCTACACTTATACATGGTATAACGAGGCCGGTACTGAACTATCCCAGTTTAGCAACCTGGCAGTTGCCTCTCCGCTGCCCGTAGGTACTTACAGTCTGCGGGTTGCCGGTATTTATACGGATATGAGTCTGACCTGCGATACCC of the Flammeovirgaceae bacterium 311 genome contains:
- a CDS encoding membrane protein; the encoded protein is MLLAGGGVVAQQRPAYSQYMFNGLALNPAYAGSQKQFNAMAVIRSQWVNFEGAPKTQLLSVHAPLDRKNIGLGMLISHENIGVHTDWSAYASYAYQIKFKRAGILSLGLQGGINYRQSDFTKLTVQAGSDPLLGYHRKSTVNFGTGAFYSTRKGYVGLSSPYLVENKTFNVEDDGTVTENREARYYYLTAGKVFELGPKVQTMPSVLLRLQDNMPVGYDLSVNFYYNKVLGTGISYRNGDSIIGMFQLILNENVNFGYAYDYTLSSLRNHTQGSHELMLNYRIRLSPEPCHTYF